The window GATCAGCGGCCCGCGGGACCAGCTGTACTGCAGCGCCCGTCTGGACGGATACCGCTCCGCGATGGGGGCCGCCGGCCTGCAGGTCGAGCCGGAACTCATCGTGTACGCGCCGCTCACCAGCGCGGACGGCTACGAGGCGGCCCGGACCCTGCTGGAACTGTCGGAGCGCCCGACCGCGGTCTTCGCCTCCAACGACCTCCAGGCACTCGGCGTCTACCAGGCCGCCCGGGAGGCCGGCCTGCGGATTCCCGACGACCTGAGCGTCGTCGGTTTCGACGACCTTCCGGTCGTGGCCTGGGTGGACCCGCCGCTGACCACCGTTCACCAGCCCCTGACCGAGATGGCCGTGGCCGCGACCGAACTGGCGCTGACCCTCGGCCGGGGCGAGCCGGCGCCCCAGGCCGGCCTGGAGATCGCGACGACCCTGACGGTCCGGGCCAGTACGGCTCCCCCCAAGAGCTGACACACGGGCTCATTGACCGTCGATAGGTCCCCGCCTAGCCTGATCGAGAAAGTATCTGTCATTGCGAGAGAAACTTTCGAAACGGCGAAAGGACCCGATGAGGGTGACGAGCGTGCCCGAGGCGGCGGGAACCACCATCAGCAATCCGGTGATCCCCGGCTTCCACCCCGACCCGTCCATCTGCCGGGCGGGCGACGACTACTACCTCGCCTGCTCCAGCTTCGAGTACTTCCCCGGCATCCCCCTCTTCCACAGCCGCGACCTCGTGCACTGGACCCAGATCGGCAACGCGCTCGACCGACCGAGCCAACTGCGTCTGCCGCCGGACACCGCCTCCTCCGGTGGGATCTACGCCCCAACGCTGCGCCACCACGACGGCCGGTTCTGGCTGATCGTCACCAACGTCAGCGCCGACGGCAACCTGCTGTTCACGGCCACCGACCCGGCCGGCCGCTGGTCCGACCCGATCCGGCTGCCCGGAGTGCACGGCATCGACCCGGACATCGCCTGGGACGAGGACGGCACCTGCTGGTGCACCACCGCCGGAGTCGGACAGATCCGCCTCGACCCCCACACCGGGGAGACGTTCGGCGAGCGCCGGCAGCTGTGGTCCGGCGCGCCCGGCGCCAAGGCCCCCGAAGCACCCCACCTGTACCGCATCGGCGAGTACTGGTACCTGCTCATCGCCGAAGGCGGCACCGAGCGGGGCCACGGCGTCTCGATCGCCCGCGGAAACGCACCCACCGGCCCGTTCGAACCCTGCCCCGACAACCCGATCCTGACCCACCGCGGCACCGACCACCCCATCCAGAACACCGGCCACGCCGACCTGGTGCAGGGACCCGACGGCTCCTGGTGGATGGTGCTGCTCGGGGTGCGGCCGGGCGGCGGCACCCCCGGCTGGCACGTACTCGGCCGGGAGACCTGCCTGGCGCCGGTCGAATGGGTCGACGGCTGGCCCGTCGTCGGCGACCTGTCGACCGACATGCCCGCACCGCCCTGGCCCCTCGATCCACCCGCCGTCGCACCGGAGCGCCGTGACGACTTCGACGCCACCGAACTGGCCCCGCAGTGGATCTCGTTGCGCCGGCGTACCCCGGAGGAGTGCACCACGAAGGAACGGCCCGGCCGGCTGACCCTGCGCGCCCGTGGCACGTCCCTCGACGACGCCGAGGTGACGTTCGTGGGCCGACGTCAGCAGCACCGTGCGTGCCGCGTGCGTACCTCGGCCGATGTGGCGCAGGGGCAGGGCGGCGGCCTGGCCGTGCGTCTCGACGAGAGCCACCACTACTCCGTCGAGGTCGCGTCCGGGCAGGTCCGGGTCCGGGCCCGCATCGGCCCGCTCAACACCGTGGTGGCGTCCCGGCCGGTGCCCCCGGGACCTGTGGTGCTCCGGGTGGAGACCGTTCCGGTGCGGACCATGAACGACGCGCGCACCGGACCCGACTTCGTCTCGCTCGGGTTCGAGGAGCGGGACGGCACCTTCGTCGAACTGGCCTCGCTGGACGGCCGTTACCTGTCCACGGAGGTGGCCGGTGGCTTCACGGGCCGGGTCATCGGCCTGTTCGCCACCGCCGGCACGGTGCACTTCGACTGGTTCGACCACGAGCCGCTGGAAGACTGAGACACCGGGCCCGAACCGGCGCTCACGCCGTCGCCGACACCTCCGACCGCCGCTGCCGCCGGACGCGTTGGAGGTCGGGGTCGGGGACGGGGGCGGCCGCAGCCACCAGCCGTCGGGTGTACGCGTGCCGGGGCCGGTCGCAACGTCGACGCTGGGTCCCTCCTCCACGATGCGCCCGTGCTGCAGGGCCAGGGTGCGGGCCGCGAACTCCTTGACGACGGCGAGGTCGTGGGTGATGAACAGACAGGCGCGCCCGAGGGTGTCCTGGAGTTCGGAGAGGAGGCTCAGCGCGGCCGCCTGGGTGGTGACGTCGAGGGCGCTGGTCGGCTCGTCGCAGATGATGAGCCTCGGCTTGCGGGCGACCGCCCGGGCGATGGCGATGCGCTGGCGCCGGCCCCCGCTGAACTGCCCTGGACCGGGCGGAGGAACTGGGCCTGGTCGTGGTGTCGGTGGAGTACCGCCTCGCCCCCGAGCACCCGCACCCGGCACCGATCGAGGACTGCTACGGGGGACTGCTGTGGACGGTGGCGCACGCCGAGAAGATCGGCGGCGATCCGGACCGCGTCATCCTGGCCGGGGGCAGCGCGGGCGGCGGACTCGCCGCGGCTCTCGCCCTCCTCGGACGCGACCGCCGGGGTCCGCGGCTGCTGGGCCAACTGCTGATGTGTCCGATGCTCGACGACCGCAACGACACCGTGTCCGCCCATCAGATGGCCGGACTCGGCGTATGGGACCGCACCGCCGACGAGACGGGCTGGAGCGCTCTGCGGGGGAGCGGCGCGGCACCGACGACGTCGAGCCGTACGCCGCCCCTGCCCGAGCGGCCGACCTGTCCGGTCTGCCCCCCCGCCTTCATCGACGTGGGTTCCGCGGAGACCTTCCGGGACGAGGACGTCACCTACGCCTCCAGGATCTGGCAGGCCGGGGGAAGCGCCGAACTCCCCGTGTGGCCGGGCGGTTCCACGGCTTCGACGGTCTGGTGCCTCAGGCGGCCCTCTCCGTCGACGCCCGGGAGGCCCGGCTGCGGCGGCTGGTGGGGGAGTGAGGGAACGCGGCCGATCCGGACGGCGACGGTCAGGAGGTACGGGTGGCCCCGAGGGTCGCCAGTCGCCGGTCGACCTCGTCCGCGGTGGCGCGACCGTAGGCCAGGGGGGCCACGGAGTCGCCGTCGACGGCCAGCAGGGTGGGGAAGCCGGTGACACCCAGTTCGGCCGCGCGTCGGAAGTCGGCCATGGCGGCGGCCCGCACCTCGGGCGAGGCGAACGCGGTCACGACGGCGTCGGCGTCCAGTCCGGCCGCCTCGGCGACCAGGCCGTACGTCACCGGGTCGGACAGGCTGCGGCCGTCGGCGTAGAAGGCGTGCTGTACGTCCATGGCCAGGGCCGCGGCGCGGTCGGGGGCCGCCAGGCGCAGGGCGGCCACACCGCGGGCGGCGGCCTCGGAGTCCATGACGAACGAGCCGTCGGCTGTCAGCTTCTCGTACGCTTCGCCGAACTCGGCACCGGTCAGCTCCGCGATCTGGGCGTTCGCGCCCTGGACGTAGCCGAACTCGCGGATCGGCACCCGGCGCGATCCGGTGAACAGACCGCCGGAGACCACCTCCACCGGCAGTTCGGGGTGGTGGGAGACCACCTCGCGGAGGGTCCCGGAGAAACCGTGGGACCAGCCGCAGTAGGCGTCGAACACGTAGACCAGCTTCATGGTGACCTCAACAGCGTGTGACGGGTCGCCCGGTATGGGCGGTCACCTGACAGAACAGTGACTGACGTGTCAGATATTTCACCGGGGCTCTGTGAAGGAGGTCACAGAGCCCCGGTCGACGTCAGGATGTCAGCAGCGGGGCTTCTTGCCGCCGCCCTCGGCCGCCGCTTCGGTGTGCGGTCAGGGCAGCCGGGGCAGGACGTCCCGAGCCGTGTGGCTGAGGATCCGCAGATCCTCGGCGAAGCGCTCGCGGTCCGCCTCCGGGAGCGGGGCGACGAAGTACCGCTTGATGTTCTCCACATGGACCTGGGCCGCGCGCACCGTCGTTTCCTCGCCCAGCGTGGTCAGCCGCACCAACTTGCCGCGCCGGTCGGAGGGGGACTCGGCCCGGGCCACCAGCCCCGCCGCCTCCATGCGGTCCACCAGGCGGGTGGCGCCGCCGGTGGTGAGGACCTGCTCCTGGGCGATGGCCCGCATCGGCAGTCCCGGCTCGCCCGCCCGGCCGAGGATCAGCAGCACCTCGAACATCAGGTGGCTGATCCCGCACTCGACTTCGAGCGACCGCCCGAGGATGTACTCCAGCCGGTTGGCCGCCCCCTGCAGCCGCCCGAAGGCGAGCACGAGTTCGTGGTCGGCGGCCTCCTTGGCCGTACTGATCCCTGCCTGCTCGCTCACGGCCGTGCCGCCCCTCTCCTGGTCCCGTCAGCCACCGTACCGATCCTGCCGTGACCGAGTGGGACGGCCCCCGACCGAGCGCGGTCGCTACGCCCCTGGGTTGAGCCCGAGCCAACCCGGCGTCGGCTCGCCCCGCACCTCGCCGAAGTACAGGGCGAAGGTCTGCTTCCAGCGCTCGACGGCGGCCCGGTCCGCCATGAAGCGGGGGAAGCCGTCGACATGGGCGTCAGGGGCCCGCACCGGAGTGAACGTCATCGGAAGCTCGCTGGCCGCCGCTCGTCCTGGCCAGGGCTCTGGTGCGCCGGGTCCGGGACGGTGGCGGAGCCGCGCCGGGAGAGTGAGCGGCGCCTGCGCGACTCCATCGTGCGCGGCGAACTCGTCCCCGGCGAGAAGGTCAGGGACGGTGAGCTCGCCGAGTGCCTCGGCCTCAGCCGCACCCCGGTGCGCGAGGCGCTCGCCCGGCTCGCCGACATCGGCCTGGTGGAGGCCAAGCCCGGCGTCCACACCCGCATCACCACTCTCAACCCCCGCGACGCGGCGAAGACCCTCGCCGTCCTGCGCTCCCTGGACCGACTCGCCATCGAGACAGCCGTCCCGGTCATGACCGAGCACGACTTCCGGCGCATGCGCGAGGCCAACCGCGAGTTCGAACGGGCAGTCGCCGCCAACGACATCGGTGCGGCCCTCGACGCCGACGACCGCTTCCACGCCGTCCCCATCGAGGCCGCCGACAACCCCGTCCTCAGCAGGATCGTCGAGCAGCTCCACCCGCAGATCCACCGCATCCTCCACCGCAAGTTCGCCACCCTGCTCGGCGGCCGCAACACCATCGAACACCACGACGAACTCATCGACGTGTGTGCAGACGGAAACGCCCGTTCCGGCGCCGAACTCTCCGGACGCCACTGGTCCGAACTGGGCGAACACATCAACCAGCCGTTCGGCACCGACCAGTTCGCCGAGACGGCCACCGACTAGGACATCGGCGGACGACCCGGACCACCTCGACGGCGACGACGCCGGCCTCTGAACAGTCGGCTCAGGCGTTCGCCGGTGCGGGCTCGGCTTCGGCCTGGGACGGCGCGGCCGACTGCTCCGGCGCGTCGGGAGCGGTGTAGTAGACGGACGAGCCCTGCCTGCTGCGCTGGGCGTTGCTCTTGGCAACGAGCCCCTCCAGCGTCGTGCGGACGACATTGGTCTGGATACGGCGGTCGGGGTGGGCCTGGGTGAGCGCGGCGGCGACCTCGGCGGCGGAGCGCGGTTCGCTCTGCTCGGTGAGGTGCCGGCGGATGAGCTCGACGAGGGTGGGCTGGTCCTTCTTCGGGGCCGCGGACTTGGAAGCCGTCGACTTGGAAGCTGCGGACTTGGAAGTCGCCGACTTGGGAGCCGCGGTCTTGGCAGCGGCCGTCTTGGTTGCGGCCGTCTTGGGAGCCGCGGTCTTCGCGACGGCGGGCTTCTTGGCCTGCTTGGCACTCGGTGCGGGAGCGGCCTTCTCGACCTTCTCGGCCTTCTCGGCTGCCTTCTTCGCCCGCGTGCGCTTGGTGGCCGGCGGGGTGGGGGCGGTCTTCTGCCGCGGAACGGGGGCTGTGATGACCTCCTCGGCCGCAGGAGCGGTCTCAGGTGTCACGAAGCCCAGCGCCTGCTGCATGTTCGCCAGCACACTGTGGTCGTGCTGCAGATTGCGGAGTTGCTCCTGCAGAGCGTCGATCTCTCCGTGGAGGCGCTCCTGTTCCTTGGCGTTCCGTTCGAGGTCGGCGGCGACCTGAGCGGTGTACTGCGCCTTGAGATCAGTCGTCTCCGAAGGTGTTTCGGTCATGGCAGTCCCTCCCGACAAATGAATGTGCTGTGTGCGGATGTTACTCACCCTTCCCAGTCCGCAACCCTGCTGTCTGCATTGATTCCTACGAAGAGGGGGTGCTCGCCGACGAGAACGAGGTGTGTGAGCCGTCCCGGCAGGCGTTTGCACATGCTCGCGCAGGACGTCCGGAGCAGGGCCCGGGGCGTCAGGGGGCAGGCGAGCACCACCTTGCGTTGTCGCAGGTCACAGCCGTGCATGAGTGGCATGCGGCAGGCGCACCCACCGTCTGGCTGCGTGGTCCGGTGATGAGTGACAGGCTTGTGCTGTGTCCCGGCAACCAGCGGGGTGGCGAGTATGTCTGTGTGCCGGCGATGAACGGTTTCGAACACGGCAACGGACATCACCTGTCGGAAGGCGGCAGACAGTGAGCACAAAGCCCTTCTCGGAGGACGACCCGCGCGTCACGCCGTATCTCAGTGTCGACGGCGCGGCGGCCGGGATCGACTTCTACATAGCTGTCCTGGGTGCCACGGAGCGCATGCGGATGGCGTCACCGGACGGCAAGGTCCACCATGCCGAACTGCAGATCGGCAACTCGGTCGTCATGGTCGCGGACGAGTTCCCGGAGCTGGGGTTCCGCGGACCCAGGTCACTCGGCGGCACACCGGTGCACCTGTATGTGTACGTCGAGGACGTGGACGCGGT is drawn from Streptomyces bottropensis ATCC 25435 and contains these coding sequences:
- a CDS encoding glycoside hydrolase family 43 protein, with translation MRVTSVPEAAGTTISNPVIPGFHPDPSICRAGDDYYLACSSFEYFPGIPLFHSRDLVHWTQIGNALDRPSQLRLPPDTASSGGIYAPTLRHHDGRFWLIVTNVSADGNLLFTATDPAGRWSDPIRLPGVHGIDPDIAWDEDGTCWCTTAGVGQIRLDPHTGETFGERRQLWSGAPGAKAPEAPHLYRIGEYWYLLIAEGGTERGHGVSIARGNAPTGPFEPCPDNPILTHRGTDHPIQNTGHADLVQGPDGSWWMVLLGVRPGGGTPGWHVLGRETCLAPVEWVDGWPVVGDLSTDMPAPPWPLDPPAVAPERRDDFDATELAPQWISLRRRTPEECTTKERPGRLTLRARGTSLDDAEVTFVGRRQQHRACRVRTSADVAQGQGGGLAVRLDESHHYSVEVASGQVRVRARIGPLNTVVASRPVPPGPVVLRVETVPVRTMNDARTGPDFVSLGFEERDGTFVELASLDGRYLSTEVAGGFTGRVIGLFATAGTVHFDWFDHEPLED
- a CDS encoding DsbA family protein — its product is MKLVYVFDAYCGWSHGFSGTLREVVSHHPELPVEVVSGGLFTGSRRVPIREFGYVQGANAQIAELTGAEFGEAYEKLTADGSFVMDSEAAARGVAALRLAAPDRAAALAMDVQHAFYADGRSLSDPVTYGLVAEAAGLDADAVVTAFASPEVRAAAMADFRRAAELGVTGFPTLLAVDGDSVAPLAYGRATADEVDRRLATLGATRTS
- a CDS encoding MarR family winged helix-turn-helix transcriptional regulator, with the protein product MSEQAGISTAKEAADHELVLAFGRLQGAANRLEYILGRSLEVECGISHLMFEVLLILGRAGEPGLPMRAIAQEQVLTTGGATRLVDRMEAAGLVARAESPSDRRGKLVRLTTLGEETTVRAAQVHVENIKRYFVAPLPEADRERFAEDLRILSHTARDVLPRLP
- a CDS encoding GntR family transcriptional regulator gives rise to the protein MAEPRRESERRLRDSIVRGELVPGEKVRDGELAECLGLSRTPVREALARLADIGLVEAKPGVHTRITTLNPRDAAKTLAVLRSLDRLAIETAVPVMTEHDFRRMREANREFERAVAANDIGAALDADDRFHAVPIEAADNPVLSRIVEQLHPQIHRILHRKFATLLGGRNTIEHHDELIDVCADGNARSGAELSGRHWSELGEHINQPFGTDQFAETATD
- a CDS encoding VOC family protein → MSTKPFSEDDPRVTPYLSVDGAAAGIDFYIAVLGATERMRMASPDGKVHHAELQIGNSVVMVADEFPELGFRGPRSLGGTPVHLYVYVEDVDAVFAEALARGATEVNAVKDEFYGDRVGQFEDPYGHRWHVATHVEDVPPEEMAKRVSKAMPD